One Trichomycterus rosablanca isolate fTriRos1 chromosome 10, fTriRos1.hap1, whole genome shotgun sequence DNA window includes the following coding sequences:
- the arhgap23b gene encoding rho GTPase-activating protein 23 isoform X6 yields MNGVTFCLVGIPPVSQSQAKGQRDGILQSTENAAPGSRENVAWKGPRTVVLQKNSQGFGFTLRHFIVYPPESALHTSLKDVENGNGKGNVKGRLEPMDTIFVKNVRETGPAHQAGLCTGDRLVKVNGESILGKTYSQVISLIQNSETVLELSIMPKDEDVLQLAYSQDAYLKGNEPYTGGAQNLPEPPPVCNSANKPSSSSPAQTFIPPDNLNCRRGSSGLIESWSSGDGQGVARRLALRHHRSRSSTIAISPLDFHFSNHNAAVASASLPHPRKGSLPPSHRELCQQALSNWYHSQTLDYPAPPISPHHRSVSQDALLLPYEPATRVNRPSHTDLHWTRRGGTSGAGQSNRSCSENPLSAYAGYKQSYGCSLETLNHPAALISPHERSVWPSQSSQPIRTEEQPSSAGQRMVTSAPAPQSGRSSSTAQPKRSPAQTLDDQTVGYRSYSPSFCRKAGHLMQQAHSFREPSYTGPPLSWTSTPKTSPPESAPSSGRDSSPLSLPSTTDTQNPVSEDVGGGAATEESVLAQTQGVVLRQKPPYSKRTPQAMRHPNYAVPVDLPEPQVASAPTAQTGEPTKRSNGNLQPLPVEQDSLASIPFIDDTISPSMDLLAQHVPASSVVSSSQCQTPTVSSSPVTPSSTFPPLTQLHHSDCSNVKNSRRSSYLLAITTERSKSCDEGLNTFRDEGRRFSRLPKRVKSFFTEGSLESLRAAEEARSKRHSTSELGSITLTDIRKEGWLHYKQILTEKGKKVGGGMRPWKRVFSVLRTHSLFLYKDKREAVLHGAGALGHGAGQGEDEQPISIRGCLIDIAYSETKRKHTLRLTTQDFCEYLLQAEDRDDMLSWIRVIRENSKTDSEELGFSGQALINKKLNDYRKQSLTGTKPDTSPRVHRMMQPFLLSKMENTSGVNRFLKTDSKEDGSSPKATWSINIMKKGKKTGPKAFGVRLEDCPPGADNKFVPLIVETCCTLVEEMGLEYTGIYRVPGNNAMVSSLQEQLNKGLDINTAEERWQDLNVISSLLKSFFRKLPEPLFTDDKYNEFIYANRLEDAGDRLKTMRKLIRDLPDRYYHTLQFLVAHLKRVADHSEKNKMEPRNLALVFGPTLVRTSEDNMTDMVTHMPDRYKIVETLILHYAWFFSDELNKDEKAPEDQRDEQPIPNIDHLLSNIGRTARLGDTSDSTNSDSVKHKGSLSSKKDASTKDFLPLSIISAVTRKRKKQRSAGPTDSSSDEDSEHEPVKASNYGEMHESAGETSEGVDERESERSESQQKEADEKFGEGNKTLESCEEGGQEEVGGREEDGTPASLRAESDHEKPQRPRSFLYSHQSSSGLRVTVESESSPSPPCSGGTQRLGQTNPAGRKKLRGDRARPRSLYEEPGLERAVGLARVKASLIRGQERLRQAMSPSREPPVQHSWLSQVQANLLSSANDLWRSGAPRRHASPETRRRRRDWRRHTVVGNSGEG; encoded by the exons GCGAAAGGGCAGCGAGATGGAATCCTGCAGTCCACTGAGAACGCTGCTCCAGGGTCCAGAGAGAACGTGGCTTGGAAGGGTCCTCGTACCGTGGTCCTGCAGAAGAACTCTCAGGGCTTTGGTTTTACACTACGACACTTTATAGTGTATCCGCCCGAGTCGGCCCTTCACACGTCCCTGAAG gatgtggaaaatggaaatggaaaag GGAATGTGAAGGGCCGCCTCGAGCCCATGGACACTATTTTTGTAAAGAATGTGAGGGAAACGGGTCCTGCTCACCAGGCTGGGCTTTGTACAG GTGATCGTCTGGTGAAAGTGAATGGAGAGAGTATTTTGGGGAAAACCTATTCTCAGGTCATATCACTGATTCAGAACAG TGAGACTGTGCTCGAGCTGTCCATCATGCCTAAAGATGAGGACGTTCTCCAGCTG GCGTACTCTCAGGACGCCTACCTAAAGGGAAATGAACCGTACACGGGAGGGGCCCAGAACCTTCCAGAACCTCCTCCAGTCTGCAACTCAGCCAACAAGCCTAGTTCCTCCAGCCCAGCTCAGACCTTCATCCCTCCTGACAACCTGAACTGCAGGCGTGGCTCATCGGGCCTCATAGAAAGCTGGTCCTCCGGCGATGGTCAGGGCGTCGCCCGCCGGCTTGCTCTTCGCCATCACCGTTCTCGATCCTCGACTATAGCTATCAGCCCGCTGGACTTTCACTTCTCCAACCACAATGCAGCCGTCGCGTCAGCCTCCCTGCCCCACCCGCGGAAGGGCAGCCTGCCACCCTCGCACCGTGAGCTGTGCCAGCAGGCGCTGTCTAACTGGTACCACAGTCAAACACTGGATTACCCAGCCCCGCCCATTTCACCCCACCACCGCAGTGTCTCCCAGGATGCACTGCTTCTTCCCTACGAACCAGCCACAAGAGTTAACCGGCCCTCCCATACGGACTTACACTGGACACGCAGGGGGGGCACGAGTGGGGCGGGGCAGTCAAACCGTTCCTGCTCTGAAAATCCTCTGTCTGCTTATGCTGGGTACAAGCAGAGCTACGGGTGCTCGCTAGAGACGCTCAACCACCCGGCGGCACTGATTTCACCCCACGAGCGCTCGGTCTGGCCTTCACAGAGcagccagccaatcagaacaGAGGAGCAACCGAGCTCAGCCGGTCAGCGCATGGTCACGTCCGCTCCTGCACCCCAGTCAGGCAGGAGCTCCAGCACAGCGCAGCCCAAACGCTCACCTGCACAAACGCTAGATGATCAAACGGTGGGTTACCGCAGCTACAGTCCATCGTTCTGTCGCAAAGCAGGTCACCTCATGCAGCAGGCGCACTCCTTCAGAGAACCGTCCTACACCGGCCCCCCTCTCAGCTGGACCTCTACACCCAAAACCAGCCCCCCTGAGAGTGCACCCTCATCAGGCAGGGATTCGTCCCCTCTCTCCCTGCCCTCCACCACTGACACCCAGAACCCAGTCAGTGAAGACGTGGGTGGTGGAGCAGCAACAGAAGAGTCAGTTCTGGCACAGACACAGGGGGTCGTCCTCAGACAAAAACCCCCCTACAGCAAACGCACCCCCCAAGCAATGCGTCATCCAAACTACGCTGTGCCTGTAGATCTACCCGAACCTCAGGTAGCTTCAGCCCCCACTGCACAGACAGGAGAACCTACAAAACGCTCCAACGGGAACCTGCAACCCCTCCCTGTGGAGCAGGACTCGCTGGCATCCATTCCCTTCATAG ACGATACCATCAGTCCCAGTATGGACCTGCTGGCTCAGCATGTTCCTGCCTCTTCAGTGGTGTCCAGCAGTCAGTGTCAGACTCCTACTGTCTCCAGCAGCCCTGTCACTCCCTCCTCCACCTTCCCCCCTCTCACCCAACTCCATCACTCCGACTGCA GCAATGTTAAGAACAGCCGTCGCTCTTCCTACCTTCTGGCCATCACCACCGAACGCTCCAAGTCATGTGATGAGGGTCTGAACACGTTTCGAGATGAAGGACGCAGGTTCTC GAGGTTACCAAAGAGAGTGAAAAGCTTTTTCACAGAGGGT tcccTGGAGAGTCTGAGAGCAGCAGAGGAAGCTCGATCCAAACGCCACTCCACCTCTGAGCTGGGCAGCATCACACTAACAGACATCAGGAAGGAGGGCTGGCTGCACTACAAACAGATCCTAACAGAGAAGGGCAAG AAAGTGGGTGGTGGCATGCGCCCGTGGAAGCGGGTATTTTCTGTGCTGCGCACCCACTCGCTGTTCCTGTATAAAGATAAGCGGGAGGCGGTGCTCCATGGAGCCGGGGCGTTGGGGCACGGTGCCGGTCAGGGCGAGGACGAGCAGCCCATCAGCATCCGCGGCTGCCTGATCGACATCGCCTACAGCGAAACGAAGCGTAAACACACGCTGCGGCTCACCACGCAGGACTTCTGCGAGTACCTGCTGCAGGCCGAGGACCGGGACGACATGCTGAGCTGGATCCGGGTCATTCGAGAGAACAGCAAGACCGACAGTGAG GAGCTGGGTTTCTCCGGACAGGCTCTCATCAATAAAAAACTCAACGACTACAGGAAACAAAG TCTCACAGGTACTAAACCTGACACGTCTCCCCGAGTCCACAGAATGATGCAGCCGTTCCTGCTGTCAAAGATGGAGAACACATCAGGAGTAAACCGCTTCCTCAAAACAGACAGCAAGG AGGACGGCAGCTCTCCTAAAGCTACATGGAGCATCAACATCatgaagaaaggaaagaaaactGGACCTAAAGCGTTTGGGGTTCGACTGGAGGACTGCCCCCCGGGAGCCGATAACAAG TTTGTTCCTCTGATCGTGGAGACGTGCTGTACCCTGGTAGAAGAGATGGGTCTGGAATATACTGGAATCTACAGGGTGCCAGGAAACAATGCCATGGTGTCCAGCCTTCAGGAGCAGCTCAACAAGGGCCTGGACATCAACACTGCTGAGGAG AGATGGCAGGACCTGAACGTCATCAGCAGCCTCCTCAAGTCTTTCTTCAGGAAGCTTCCAGAACCTCTGTTCACTGATG ATAAATACAATGAGTTCATCTACGCTAATCGATTAGAGGACGCTGGAGACCGATTAAAGACCATGAGGAAACTG ATTCGTGATTTACCTGATCGTTACTACCACACACTTCAATTTCTAGTTGCTCATCTTAAGAGAGTCGCGGATCACTCAGAGAAGAATAAG ATGGAGCCCAGGAACCTGGCCCTCGTGTTTGGCCCCACGCTGGTGCGCACGTCAGAGGACAACATGACAGACATGGTCACTCACATGCCTGACCGCTACAAGATTGTGGAGACGCTCATTCTGCAT TATGCCTGGTTCTTCAGTGATGAGCTTAATAAAGATGAAAAG GCCCCTGAGGACCAAAGAGATGAGCAACCTATCCCAAATATTGACCACCTGCTCTCCAACATTGGTCGAACAGCTCGGCTGGGTGACACTTCAG ATTCCACTAACAGCGATTCAGTTAAACACAAG GGATCTTTGAGTTCAAAGAAAGATGCGAGTACCAAagatttcctcccactgtccatcATATCTGCTGTGACCCGGAAGAGGAAGAAGCAGCGGAGCGCCGGCCCTACAGACAGCAGCAGCGATGAGGACTCTGAGCACGAGCCAGTCAAAGCCAGCAACTACGGGGAGATGCACGAGAGTGCAGGAGAGACGAGCGAGGGTGTGGAtgagagagagtcagagagaTCAGAGAGTCAGCAGAAAGAGGCAGACGAGAAGTTTGGAGAGGGGAATAAAACATTAGAGTCATGTGAGGAAGGAGGACAGGAGGAGGtaggagggagggaggaggaCGGGACCCCGGCGTCCCTCAGGGCAGAGTCAGATCACGAGAAGCCACAGCGGCCTCGTAGCTTCCTTTATTCCCACCAAAGTTCATCAGGGCTGAGAGTCACAGTCGAGTCAGAGAGCTCCCCCTCTCCCCCCTGCTCAGGTGGCACCCAGAGACTCGGCCAGACCAACCCCGCAGGTCGTAAGAAACTGCGCGGGGACAGGGCGCGGCCTCGCTCCCTGTACGAGGAGCCGGGACTGGAGCGAGCGGTGGGACTGGCTCGAGTCAAAGCTTCGCTTATACGAGGTCAGGAGAGGCTGCGCCAGGCCATGTCCCCCAGCCGAGAGCCCCCGGTCCAGCATAGCTGGTTAAGCCAGGTCCAGGCCAACCTGCTCTCTTCTGCCAACGACCTCTGGAGGTCAGGGGCCCCACGGAGGCACGCCTCCCCCGAGACGCGGCGCAGGAGGAGGGACTGGAGACGCCATACAGTAGTGGGGAACAGCGGGGAGGGCTAA
- the arhgap23b gene encoding rho GTPase-activating protein 23 isoform X2, protein MNGVTFCLVGIPPVSQSQAKGQRDGILQSTENAAPGSRENVAWKGPRTVVLQKNSQGFGFTLRHFIVYPPESALHTSLKDVENGNGKGNVKGRLEPMDTIFVKNVRETGPAHQAGLCTGDRLVKVNGESILGKTYSQVISLIQNSETVLELSIMPKDEDVLQLAYSQDAYLKGNEPYTGGAQNLPEPPPVCNSANKPSSSSPAQTFIPPDNLNCRRGSSGLIESWSSGDGQGVARRLALRHHRSRSSTIAISPLDFHFSNHNAAVASASLPHPRKGSLPPSHRELCQQALSNWYHSQTLDYPAPPISPHHRSVSQDALLLPYEPATRVNRPSHTDLHWTRRGGTSGAGQSNRSCSENPLSAYAGYKQSYGCSLETLNHPAALISPHERSVWPSQSSQPIRTEEQPSSAGQRMVTSAPAPQSGRSSSTAQPKRSPAQTLDDQTVGYRSYSPSFCRKAGHLMQQAHSFREPSYTGPPLSWTSTPKTSPPESAPSSGRDSSPLSLPSTTDTQNPVSEDVGGGAATEESVLAQTQGVVLRQKPPYSKRTPQAMRHPNYAVPVDLPEPQVASAPTAQTGEPTKRSNGNLQPLPVEQDSLASIPFIDDTISPSMDLLAQHVPASSVVSSSQCQTPTVSSSPVTPSSTFPPLTQLHHSDCSSKFKRHSFKDWHLLLRTGNVKNSRRSSYLLAITTERSKSCDEGLNTFRDEGRRFSRLPKRVKSFFTEGSLESLRAAEEARSKRHSTSELGSITLTDIRKEGWLHYKQILTEKGKKVGGGMRPWKRVFSVLRTHSLFLYKDKREAVLHGAGALGHGAGQGEDEQPISIRGCLIDIAYSETKRKHTLRLTTQDFCEYLLQAEDRDDMLSWIRVIRENSKTDSEELGFSGQALINKKLNDYRKQSLTGTKPDTSPRVHRMMQPFLLSKMENTSGVNRFLKTDSKEDGSSPKATWSINIMKKGKKTGPKAFGVRLEDCPPGADNKFVPLIVETCCTLVEEMGLEYTGIYRVPGNNAMVSSLQEQLNKGLDINTAEERWQDLNVISSLLKSFFRKLPEPLFTDDKYNEFIYANRLEDAGDRLKTMRKLIRDLPDRYYHTLQFLVAHLKRVADHSEKNKMEPRNLALVFGPTLVRTSEDNMTDMVTHMPDRYKIVETLILHYAWFFSDELNKDEKAPEDQRDEQPIPNIDHLLSNIGRTARLGDTSDSTNSDSVKHKGSLSSKKDASTKDFLPLSIISAVTRKRKKQRSAGPTDSSSDEDSEHEPVKASNYGEMHESAGETSEGVDERESERSESQQKEADEKFGEGNKTLESCEEGGQEEVGGREEDGTPASLRAESDHEKPQRPRSFLYSHQSSSGLRVTVESESSPSPPCSGGTQRLGQTNPAGRKKLRGDRARPRSLYEEPGLERAVGLARVKASLIRGQERLRQAMSPSREPPVQHSWLSQVQANLLSSANDLWRSGAPRRHASPETRRRRRDWRRHTVVGNSGEG, encoded by the exons GCGAAAGGGCAGCGAGATGGAATCCTGCAGTCCACTGAGAACGCTGCTCCAGGGTCCAGAGAGAACGTGGCTTGGAAGGGTCCTCGTACCGTGGTCCTGCAGAAGAACTCTCAGGGCTTTGGTTTTACACTACGACACTTTATAGTGTATCCGCCCGAGTCGGCCCTTCACACGTCCCTGAAG gatgtggaaaatggaaatggaaaag GGAATGTGAAGGGCCGCCTCGAGCCCATGGACACTATTTTTGTAAAGAATGTGAGGGAAACGGGTCCTGCTCACCAGGCTGGGCTTTGTACAG GTGATCGTCTGGTGAAAGTGAATGGAGAGAGTATTTTGGGGAAAACCTATTCTCAGGTCATATCACTGATTCAGAACAG TGAGACTGTGCTCGAGCTGTCCATCATGCCTAAAGATGAGGACGTTCTCCAGCTG GCGTACTCTCAGGACGCCTACCTAAAGGGAAATGAACCGTACACGGGAGGGGCCCAGAACCTTCCAGAACCTCCTCCAGTCTGCAACTCAGCCAACAAGCCTAGTTCCTCCAGCCCAGCTCAGACCTTCATCCCTCCTGACAACCTGAACTGCAGGCGTGGCTCATCGGGCCTCATAGAAAGCTGGTCCTCCGGCGATGGTCAGGGCGTCGCCCGCCGGCTTGCTCTTCGCCATCACCGTTCTCGATCCTCGACTATAGCTATCAGCCCGCTGGACTTTCACTTCTCCAACCACAATGCAGCCGTCGCGTCAGCCTCCCTGCCCCACCCGCGGAAGGGCAGCCTGCCACCCTCGCACCGTGAGCTGTGCCAGCAGGCGCTGTCTAACTGGTACCACAGTCAAACACTGGATTACCCAGCCCCGCCCATTTCACCCCACCACCGCAGTGTCTCCCAGGATGCACTGCTTCTTCCCTACGAACCAGCCACAAGAGTTAACCGGCCCTCCCATACGGACTTACACTGGACACGCAGGGGGGGCACGAGTGGGGCGGGGCAGTCAAACCGTTCCTGCTCTGAAAATCCTCTGTCTGCTTATGCTGGGTACAAGCAGAGCTACGGGTGCTCGCTAGAGACGCTCAACCACCCGGCGGCACTGATTTCACCCCACGAGCGCTCGGTCTGGCCTTCACAGAGcagccagccaatcagaacaGAGGAGCAACCGAGCTCAGCCGGTCAGCGCATGGTCACGTCCGCTCCTGCACCCCAGTCAGGCAGGAGCTCCAGCACAGCGCAGCCCAAACGCTCACCTGCACAAACGCTAGATGATCAAACGGTGGGTTACCGCAGCTACAGTCCATCGTTCTGTCGCAAAGCAGGTCACCTCATGCAGCAGGCGCACTCCTTCAGAGAACCGTCCTACACCGGCCCCCCTCTCAGCTGGACCTCTACACCCAAAACCAGCCCCCCTGAGAGTGCACCCTCATCAGGCAGGGATTCGTCCCCTCTCTCCCTGCCCTCCACCACTGACACCCAGAACCCAGTCAGTGAAGACGTGGGTGGTGGAGCAGCAACAGAAGAGTCAGTTCTGGCACAGACACAGGGGGTCGTCCTCAGACAAAAACCCCCCTACAGCAAACGCACCCCCCAAGCAATGCGTCATCCAAACTACGCTGTGCCTGTAGATCTACCCGAACCTCAGGTAGCTTCAGCCCCCACTGCACAGACAGGAGAACCTACAAAACGCTCCAACGGGAACCTGCAACCCCTCCCTGTGGAGCAGGACTCGCTGGCATCCATTCCCTTCATAG ACGATACCATCAGTCCCAGTATGGACCTGCTGGCTCAGCATGTTCCTGCCTCTTCAGTGGTGTCCAGCAGTCAGTGTCAGACTCCTACTGTCTCCAGCAGCCCTGTCACTCCCTCCTCCACCTTCCCCCCTCTCACCCAACTCCATCACTCCGACTGCA GCTCCAAATTTAAAAGACATTCTTTCAAAGATTGGCATTTATTGCTCAGGACCG GCAATGTTAAGAACAGCCGTCGCTCTTCCTACCTTCTGGCCATCACCACCGAACGCTCCAAGTCATGTGATGAGGGTCTGAACACGTTTCGAGATGAAGGACGCAGGTTCTC GAGGTTACCAAAGAGAGTGAAAAGCTTTTTCACAGAGGGT tcccTGGAGAGTCTGAGAGCAGCAGAGGAAGCTCGATCCAAACGCCACTCCACCTCTGAGCTGGGCAGCATCACACTAACAGACATCAGGAAGGAGGGCTGGCTGCACTACAAACAGATCCTAACAGAGAAGGGCAAG AAAGTGGGTGGTGGCATGCGCCCGTGGAAGCGGGTATTTTCTGTGCTGCGCACCCACTCGCTGTTCCTGTATAAAGATAAGCGGGAGGCGGTGCTCCATGGAGCCGGGGCGTTGGGGCACGGTGCCGGTCAGGGCGAGGACGAGCAGCCCATCAGCATCCGCGGCTGCCTGATCGACATCGCCTACAGCGAAACGAAGCGTAAACACACGCTGCGGCTCACCACGCAGGACTTCTGCGAGTACCTGCTGCAGGCCGAGGACCGGGACGACATGCTGAGCTGGATCCGGGTCATTCGAGAGAACAGCAAGACCGACAGTGAG GAGCTGGGTTTCTCCGGACAGGCTCTCATCAATAAAAAACTCAACGACTACAGGAAACAAAG TCTCACAGGTACTAAACCTGACACGTCTCCCCGAGTCCACAGAATGATGCAGCCGTTCCTGCTGTCAAAGATGGAGAACACATCAGGAGTAAACCGCTTCCTCAAAACAGACAGCAAGG AGGACGGCAGCTCTCCTAAAGCTACATGGAGCATCAACATCatgaagaaaggaaagaaaactGGACCTAAAGCGTTTGGGGTTCGACTGGAGGACTGCCCCCCGGGAGCCGATAACAAG TTTGTTCCTCTGATCGTGGAGACGTGCTGTACCCTGGTAGAAGAGATGGGTCTGGAATATACTGGAATCTACAGGGTGCCAGGAAACAATGCCATGGTGTCCAGCCTTCAGGAGCAGCTCAACAAGGGCCTGGACATCAACACTGCTGAGGAG AGATGGCAGGACCTGAACGTCATCAGCAGCCTCCTCAAGTCTTTCTTCAGGAAGCTTCCAGAACCTCTGTTCACTGATG ATAAATACAATGAGTTCATCTACGCTAATCGATTAGAGGACGCTGGAGACCGATTAAAGACCATGAGGAAACTG ATTCGTGATTTACCTGATCGTTACTACCACACACTTCAATTTCTAGTTGCTCATCTTAAGAGAGTCGCGGATCACTCAGAGAAGAATAAG ATGGAGCCCAGGAACCTGGCCCTCGTGTTTGGCCCCACGCTGGTGCGCACGTCAGAGGACAACATGACAGACATGGTCACTCACATGCCTGACCGCTACAAGATTGTGGAGACGCTCATTCTGCAT TATGCCTGGTTCTTCAGTGATGAGCTTAATAAAGATGAAAAG GCCCCTGAGGACCAAAGAGATGAGCAACCTATCCCAAATATTGACCACCTGCTCTCCAACATTGGTCGAACAGCTCGGCTGGGTGACACTTCAG ATTCCACTAACAGCGATTCAGTTAAACACAAG GGATCTTTGAGTTCAAAGAAAGATGCGAGTACCAAagatttcctcccactgtccatcATATCTGCTGTGACCCGGAAGAGGAAGAAGCAGCGGAGCGCCGGCCCTACAGACAGCAGCAGCGATGAGGACTCTGAGCACGAGCCAGTCAAAGCCAGCAACTACGGGGAGATGCACGAGAGTGCAGGAGAGACGAGCGAGGGTGTGGAtgagagagagtcagagagaTCAGAGAGTCAGCAGAAAGAGGCAGACGAGAAGTTTGGAGAGGGGAATAAAACATTAGAGTCATGTGAGGAAGGAGGACAGGAGGAGGtaggagggagggaggaggaCGGGACCCCGGCGTCCCTCAGGGCAGAGTCAGATCACGAGAAGCCACAGCGGCCTCGTAGCTTCCTTTATTCCCACCAAAGTTCATCAGGGCTGAGAGTCACAGTCGAGTCAGAGAGCTCCCCCTCTCCCCCCTGCTCAGGTGGCACCCAGAGACTCGGCCAGACCAACCCCGCAGGTCGTAAGAAACTGCGCGGGGACAGGGCGCGGCCTCGCTCCCTGTACGAGGAGCCGGGACTGGAGCGAGCGGTGGGACTGGCTCGAGTCAAAGCTTCGCTTATACGAGGTCAGGAGAGGCTGCGCCAGGCCATGTCCCCCAGCCGAGAGCCCCCGGTCCAGCATAGCTGGTTAAGCCAGGTCCAGGCCAACCTGCTCTCTTCTGCCAACGACCTCTGGAGGTCAGGGGCCCCACGGAGGCACGCCTCCCCCGAGACGCGGCGCAGGAGGAGGGACTGGAGACGCCATACAGTAGTGGGGAACAGCGGGGAGGGCTAA